caAACGAAGCTTAAAACGAAACAATCTGATTAATTTTGTTTGACTTCGGTAACACTGGATAATACCCTGTATAGAAACAAACTCCAACCGTCAAATGCCGGACACATGAGTTTGTCTTTATcagaacgaaataaataacaatttacCTCTCCATCGGATCGTATCGTGGCAATTGTAAAAGTTTCATATAACGAGCCATTATTTTCTGCAACCGTTCGTGTTCCAAAATTTATAGTTTCCTCGTCTTTGTCAAATCCTGTTAAAACTTTGTTCCACAACGCCATTTTACCCGCGAAAAACTTATGAAAATGTATACAAAGCAATAACCATAGACGAGACTATACTTATAGGAGCAAACTTACTGAGCACTACAGCCCCATTACCATTTTCGTGTCGCAGTCATCGTTACCGACATTTTAGAAATTTAAGTTACATATGCATGCATTGTACTATTGTACATATGCAGTATCTACATTATTATGTtacctatatatgtatatgtgtattATATGTATGATGTGTCAAAAATCTTTAATtcgatataattttaaataactaatgttattatatatgaaaatcgtgtaaaacttaattttaatttcattgaatgaaatttgaaattattataagttattatttttaaaagtatAGTTGACGTAATTATACACAATTGTTTCGTTCAGAAAATTTGTACAAATTTGGGAACAACATTACGTATGAATTAGATTTACGTATAGTACATTATATGTACAAAGTACTTGAAAAGGAAATTAAGTTATATATTTTTACAACACGTATATATGTAAGATAAAATTGGTATTCAGTATAATGAAAAATGTACACATCAATGTACTTCAATTTACTTTCTAAAGTATAAAGTTTACAAAACATAATTAAGATCTTATTTAACGTTTCTTTCTAACACATATAGTACTAAGAAAGGatttaaatgaacaaatttatgttatttattgttaattttaacatgctttatcacaagtattagaaactTTTAATGTTGTGCAAATGAATTGTGACTATGAGTATGTTTCGACTCATTAAAAGACAGCGCATCTCGTATGTGTATGTTTCCATTAATTATGAACTAGTTCACGTACATCGCTGTCTGTCACAAACTATTTGCGTCATCTCCAGATATTTGTAGATGAAATTTTTATAAGTGTTTTTGATGCAGTTTTAATTTTGTTCTGTTGTGTTTCCCATAAATAAAGGTGAGGGTAGTGACAGATGAGTGACAAGAAAAGACAAGAATGGCGATGTGAATTTTCTTTTGCAGTGTAACGGAAAATATATGGATTCGTTCTTTCTACACAGATTTTCTTGATACGTGTAAATAACATCCATTTCCTGCATTGAGAAACGCGGAAAAAAGTAATACAAATGTATTTTAGTTATTCGCTATGATCTTATTCGTCTTATTAAGATCAGTTTCTTATTTATATACTGGGGAACTTTTGGGGAAAGCCGTAGTATTAACATTTTATACAGTTTTCTAATGAATAgagaatcaattgtttctcgtaTGTAATACATCCAATTTTAATTGGCACATAAATATGGATAGCAAACATAAACACATACAGACATATGTTTCTTTATATTTTACAGTgatattaatattgttttaaGATTCATTACTGTTTTCTTACTCACACAGGTTAATCCTAAATTATAGAGATGACTCTTATTGAAGGTGTTGGAGATGAAGTCACAGATTTTTGTATTGTTATGGTCGTACTCTTAATAGGCTGGCTTGCCTGGTGTTCTACAAGTATTACAGATCAGCCATTAATACGCACAGTACTTATTTTACAACATCGCACACGCACACGTATTGCTGAGCTTCGATCTAATCATCCTATAAGCTCCTTTAATCGTCCTCCAAATTTGGAAATATCAGAGGAAGAATCTGCAGAACCGATTACAGATGATAGTAGTGACAATGCACAAAGTTGTCCTGAACCATCTGTTGCAGGTGATATATCCTATTTAAAAATATAGTGAAACTCTATTAATTTATATACCATTTTTTTGAATGTGTAGTAAATTAAATTTgtatttacatttttgttagCGAATTTTGTTTAAAACTATCTGTGTGTGAATATAACTTAaataactaatttgtttcttaagacatgataaattataataatattaacaattaattgtTGCAATAGACACAAATGGGGGAGTGTCTCCAGAAACACATGGAACACCTGAGGCAACTGCTACAGAAGAAGTACTCATTGAAGCTATGGACTCATTTAATGATGATAATACAACATTGCTACAAAGACAAACCAAAGTAAACAccacaggggaaacaaatgtaTTAACATCAATGAGCAGTGATACAATAGAATGCCCTTCTGAAAATCTTTCAGCAAATAATGCAAATGAAATTAGCATAAAACTTATATTCATAAATGATGATCAAAAAGTAGTCACTGGTAGCCTCAAAGAGCTTCTAGGAGACTTTAAAAGGTTGCTACTTTTAAAACTCTTTGAATATTCTATGAATGTATATGTTATGAAAGTATAATCAAATTTTATACTCCTACAGGAGACATTTCCAAATAGAACTTGAATCACAGAAATTGGTACGATTAATTTTTAAAGGTCGGGTATTACAACCTGACAGTCAGACGTTGGAACGATGTGGATTGTACAATAACTGTGTAGTACACTGTCTGGTACATCAGCCTCGACCTAATCCTGTATCACCTCAAACCTCGACATTGAATAATTCATCATCAATTTATTTTAACCCTCAGTCATTTTCGGATATACCTGCTGGTACAGGAATTAGTTCAGTACATAGTGAATGGAATTTGAGTAGACTGTTAGTGAGCGTTTTAACACTGATGTTATGTTTGGCTTGGTATTCTAGATACCACTACGCTCAATTTTTTACTGCAACTACTACGCTTGCATTGTACGCGCTCACTGCAATTTTCACAGTTTCATTGTTCAGTAATTACTTTCCTGACCATGATAATAtcagaaatattgaataaatgtaAATTGGTTGTATCAAGAAGTACTTTGAGACATGATTTtgtaatactaatattaatatcatttaAATGTATATGTTCCTAACATTACAAAGAACATGGTGGTCTATTGTGATTTTTATCAATTATTCAAAATAACTTATTTGAGTAAGAAATAAAATACATCCAATAGTTAGTAACGACCGCATTTCAGTTGAAATGgatttgtaatatattcgaaattaatttatatatgtagAGAAGATTCTTTTGAGTTAACATAAAAGTATAATAACTTAAGAAAACGTATGTTATCACATGAAATTTGTATCAAGAAATACTTTAGTGAGTAGGCAATACTTGTTCGTTTCAATATATGTGAAATTAATCTTTGATAAATATTATTCGATTGTTGAATtagttgtataataaatattatgtacTGTGGTTACAATGGTGCTGTATTGTATTTCAAAGAagttttattatatattcataatTTTGTAGTTTATTTATTGGATTCGAAAATTCTATTATGCATGCGtgacttaaatctaaataagaCACGTATAATTCTAAGTTGCAGTTACCGTTAAAGTAAAACATTTAATTTCAGCGCAAAAAGTTGTAAACTTTAAAACTTACAATTCTAGAATGTTAAAGTTAAATGTGAAGATAGATATTATATTCTAAGCACCATTATATTCATTGAtacgaaaaataattaaaaccgcgcgcgcgcgtgtgtgtatatatataatataagatgagtaaattacaattataattattttaatatatacgttaaaataatattaatataattattttaatatatattaaaataattataattgtaatttacTGCGAGCTACATCTTTTATTACTTACAGAAAGTTTTCATTACTATTTTTGTCAGTGACTTATAAAGGATAAATTCGAAGAGAGGACCTATTACCTCCGTACTACATTATACTACAGTATTTTGTAGGAAAATGTAAGTATGAaacattattacaattattttactGTATGTGAATAAATATCTGTACAATATTTTGCTGCATTAATACATCTTTTAGTCTGAGAATATATGTATTGTAAATGCATGGAAACCTGAGGGATGTGTGTGTATTTAATAGTATAAAATGTacttacatattattatacattatagtcATTTATTATCATTTCATTATACAAAATGGTTAGAATTACATATTATTCTTTTGCATAAAAAAAGGAAACTTTGCTAcaatgaaattatctaattttgaacatttcaaatagataaataaataaatgagggaaatgaattttttaaataaaattaacttAAATTCAATGTTTTACCATGTAAATGATTTAACACAGCAGGTAAAGTTACTGAGATGTTATCTTTATCAAAAAATAGTTTCAATCGTTGTTTCAACATTGCATGATCTAACTGAAAGCTTCCTTTTGGATTTTCTAGAAAGATAGTACCTTTTTCTGAACAGCTatttatattaacaaatttGCAAGCCGAATATGTTAAAATAGTCGATGATTGATTTTTAGGTGTTCCAggttttgttatttttatagtttgTTTATGTAATAAGGAAATATCAGTTATTTCCGTCATAGGTTTATTATCAATGAACATTTCATAAGAACAACCATGAATACCAAATAATAATTCAATCTCTTGCCTTAATTGTTCATATGAAATAGGAATTAATGATATTGGAGCTTCTAATAAAATAGTACCAATAGAACTTAGAGCACCAAGTCTTGgttttaaattttcaatttcaacATTTATGTACTTTAATAATGGTTCTATAttcgttacattattttcaatttgattTCCAGATTTTACTAAAACCAGTTTCATATTCACATCCTTGATTTTCTGCATTTCTTCTATAATTACAGTTGCTACATTCGGCATTTTAGACATATCTTCTTGAGGTGTTTTGGTTGAATTTTCAATAAACTCTTTATGGCTAACAATTACTTTTGccaaattacaatttttgtctTGAATATCATAATACGCAATTGCTTCATCTGATGGAACCAACTGAGCTTTCTTTCTCAATTTTTGAATTCTATTGATTACTTCTCTTGCTATTCCTTCATTATGCATACTTTCA
The window above is part of the Megalopta genalis isolate 19385.01 chromosome 2, iyMegGena1_principal, whole genome shotgun sequence genome. Proteins encoded here:
- the LOC117218364 gene encoding transmembrane and ubiquitin-like domain-containing protein 1 codes for the protein MTLIEGVGDEVTDFCIVMVVLLIGWLAWCSTSITDQPLIRTVLILQHRTRTRIAELRSNHPISSFNRPPNLEISEEESAEPITDDSSDNAQSCPEPSVADTNGGVSPETHGTPEATATEEVLIEAMDSFNDDNTTLLQRQTKVNTTGETNVLTSMSSDTIECPSENLSANNANEISIKLIFINDDQKVVTGSLKELLGDFKRRHFQIELESQKLVRLIFKGRVLQPDSQTLERCGLYNNCVVHCLVHQPRPNPVSPQTSTLNNSSSIYFNPQSFSDIPAGTGISSVHSEWNLSRLLVSVLTLMLCLAWYSRYHYAQFFTATTTLALYALTAIFTVSLFSNYFPDHDNIRNIE